In one Sphingobium indicum B90A genomic region, the following are encoded:
- a CDS encoding M67 family metallopeptidase: MRVSISRGLLEQIMSEAAADRHEVCGLLLGEAGRIEAVRPAANVAPDPARHFELDPAVLIAAHRDARAGGARIVGHYHSHPGGLAVPSETDAAWAAPDGGLWLIVGGEAARLWVAEPGQDGRVQFVEALLDIM; encoded by the coding sequence ATGAGGGTTTCGATTTCAAGGGGTCTGCTGGAACAAATCATGTCCGAAGCGGCGGCCGACCGGCATGAGGTCTGCGGCTTGCTTCTGGGGGAGGCGGGACGGATCGAAGCGGTTCGGCCCGCCGCCAATGTCGCGCCCGATCCGGCACGCCATTTCGAACTGGACCCCGCGGTGCTGATCGCGGCCCATCGCGATGCGCGGGCGGGCGGGGCGCGGATCGTCGGTCATTATCATTCGCACCCCGGTGGCCTGGCCGTGCCGTCCGAAACCGACGCGGCCTGGGCAGCGCCCGACGGCGGCCTATGGCTGATCGTCGGGGGAGAGGCGGCCCGCCTGTGGGTGGCCGAGCCGGGGCAGGACGGACGGGTGCAATTTGTCGAGGCTTTGCTCGACATCATGTGA
- a CDS encoding histidine phosphotransferase family protein encodes MTNPIDSIDFASLLCSRLCHDLLSPVGALNNGLELMADETDPEMRQRCLDLLADSAKTSANKLKFFRLAFGSAGGFGDAVPTHEARVAIEGMFAASGRVKIGWLVEDDMLEKLPVKVLLNLALIAGDALVRGGQLDIGAEKRPGVTEIVVRAEGPKLVLDPDLRAALAGTLPPEGLASRTSAAWMVRTLVTSVGGEIALSPAGEPILLFGASIPEAR; translated from the coding sequence ATGACCAATCCGATCGACAGCATCGATTTTGCCAGCCTGCTCTGCTCGCGCCTGTGCCATGACCTTCTCAGTCCGGTCGGCGCGCTCAACAACGGGCTTGAGCTGATGGCGGACGAGACGGACCCGGAAATGCGGCAACGCTGCCTTGACCTGCTGGCGGACAGCGCCAAGACGTCCGCGAACAAGCTGAAATTCTTTCGCCTGGCCTTCGGTTCGGCGGGCGGCTTCGGCGATGCCGTGCCGACCCATGAGGCGCGGGTGGCGATAGAGGGCATGTTCGCGGCTTCGGGCCGGGTGAAGATTGGCTGGCTGGTCGAGGACGACATGCTGGAAAAACTGCCGGTCAAGGTGCTGCTGAACCTGGCGCTGATCGCGGGCGATGCGCTGGTGCGGGGCGGTCAGCTTGACATCGGGGCGGAGAAGCGGCCAGGCGTGACGGAGATCGTCGTGCGGGCGGAAGGGCCGAAGCTGGTGCTCGACCCTGACCTGCGGGCCGCGCTGGCGGGGACTTTGCCGCCGGAGGGGCTGGCTTCGCGAACGTCGGCGGCGTGGATGGTGCGCACCCTGGTGACGAGCGTCGGCGGCGAGATCGCGCTATCGCCTGCCGGCGAGCCGATATTGCTGTTCGGGGCGTCCATTCCGGAGGCGCGTTAA
- a CDS encoding NAD(P)H-dependent flavin oxidoreductase produces the protein MSIIESLGLSHPIVQAPMAGVSTPAMAAAVSNAGALGSIAVGATDATGARAMMEAVRARTDRPFNVNLFTHAPARGDPAREAAWLATLTPLFQAYDARPPAALHEIYRSFVEDDAMLAVLVELAPPVVSFHFGLPDPTRIAALKQAGCLLLATATNPAEARAAREAGVDAIVAQGHEAGGHRGAFDPEAPDDQLGTFALTRLLVAQCGLPVIAAGGIMDGQGVRAALALGAVAAQLGTAFIACTESSADEAYRAALAGPGAHHTVMTRAISGRPARCLANRFTAWDAEAALLPPAYPIAYDAGKALNAAAKAKGEGGFGAQWAGQGAPLARAMPAADLIRLLAREMRESA, from the coding sequence ATGTCGATCATCGAGTCGCTCGGCCTGTCCCATCCCATCGTCCAGGCGCCCATGGCCGGCGTCTCCACGCCCGCCATGGCGGCAGCCGTCTCCAATGCCGGGGCGCTCGGCTCCATTGCCGTAGGCGCGACCGATGCGACAGGCGCCCGCGCCATGATGGAAGCCGTCCGCGCCCGGACCGACCGCCCCTTCAACGTCAATCTCTTCACTCATGCGCCGGCCCGTGGCGACCCCGCCAGGGAAGCGGCCTGGCTGGCCACGCTGACGCCGCTGTTCCAGGCCTATGACGCCCGCCCCCCAGCCGCCCTTCACGAAATCTACCGCAGCTTCGTCGAGGACGACGCGATGCTTGCCGTCCTGGTCGAACTCGCGCCGCCGGTCGTCAGCTTCCACTTCGGACTGCCCGATCCAACCCGCATCGCGGCACTCAAGCAAGCCGGATGCCTTCTCCTCGCCACCGCCACCAATCCTGCCGAAGCGCGGGCCGCGCGGGAGGCAGGCGTCGACGCCATAGTCGCGCAAGGCCATGAGGCAGGGGGCCATAGAGGCGCCTTCGATCCCGAGGCGCCTGACGACCAGCTCGGCACCTTCGCCCTCACCCGCCTGCTCGTCGCCCAATGCGGACTGCCTGTGATCGCGGCGGGCGGCATCATGGATGGGCAAGGCGTTCGCGCCGCTCTTGCGCTCGGCGCGGTCGCAGCGCAGCTCGGCACCGCCTTCATCGCCTGCACGGAAAGCAGCGCCGACGAAGCCTATCGCGCCGCCCTCGCGGGCCCCGGCGCCCATCATACCGTGATGACGCGCGCCATTTCAGGCCGCCCGGCCCGCTGCCTTGCCAATCGCTTCACCGCCTGGGACGCCGAAGCCGCGTTGCTGCCGCCCGCCTATCCGATCGCCTATGATGCCGGCAAAGCGCTCAACGCCGCGGCGAAGGCCAAGGGCGAAGGCGGCTTCGGCGCGCAATGGGCCGGCCAGGGCGCGCCGCTGGCTCGCGCCATGCCCGCCGCCGACCTTATCCGCCTTCTGGCGAGGGAAATGCGGGAAAGCGCTTAA
- the glnA gene encoding type I glutamate--ammonia ligase: MANTPKDILKMIEEKEIEWVDVRFTDPKGKWQHLTMVSSVLGEDELTQGLMFDGSSIEGWKAINESDMILKPDLDAVYVDPFSATPMLIIFCDIVEPDTGELYSRDPRSTAKRAEAFVKSAGFGDTVYVGPEAEFFMFDDVRFNSDYNESFFKIDDVELPTNTGKEYEGGNLAHRPRAKGGYFPVAPVDPCTDIRAEMVSTMLEMGLPCDKHHHEVAAAQHELGLTFGTLVQTADRMQIYKYVVQMVAQAYGKTATFMPKPIAQDNGSGMHTHMSIWEGGKPLFAGEGYAGLSETCLYFIGGVIKHAKALNAFTNPTTNSYKRLVPGFEAPVLLAYSARNRSASCRIPYGAGAKAKRVEFRFPDAMANPYLCYSALLMAGLDGIENKIHPGAAMDKNLYDLPPEELSQVPTVCGSLREALNSLAADHDFLLKGDVFTKDQIEAYLELKWPEVYRWEMAPSPVEFDMYYSA, encoded by the coding sequence ATGGCTAACACGCCTAAAGACATCCTGAAGATGATCGAGGAAAAGGAGATCGAATGGGTCGATGTCCGCTTCACCGATCCCAAGGGCAAGTGGCAGCACCTGACCATGGTGTCTTCGGTGCTGGGCGAGGATGAACTGACCCAGGGCCTGATGTTCGACGGTTCGTCCATCGAAGGTTGGAAGGCGATCAACGAATCGGACATGATCCTGAAGCCGGACCTCGATGCCGTCTATGTCGATCCGTTCAGCGCCACGCCCATGCTGATCATCTTCTGCGACATCGTCGAACCCGACACGGGCGAACTCTACAGCCGCGACCCGCGTTCGACCGCGAAGCGCGCGGAGGCCTTCGTCAAGTCGGCCGGTTTCGGCGACACCGTCTATGTCGGCCCGGAAGCCGAATTCTTCATGTTCGACGATGTCCGTTTCAATTCGGACTATAACGAGTCCTTCTTCAAGATCGACGATGTCGAGCTGCCGACCAACACCGGCAAGGAATATGAGGGCGGCAACCTGGCCCACCGTCCTCGCGCCAAGGGCGGCTATTTCCCCGTCGCGCCGGTCGATCCCTGCACCGACATCCGCGCCGAGATGGTTTCGACCATGCTCGAAATGGGCCTGCCCTGCGACAAGCACCACCATGAGGTGGCCGCCGCGCAGCACGAACTGGGCCTGACCTTCGGCACGCTGGTGCAGACCGCCGACCGCATGCAGATCTACAAATATGTCGTGCAGATGGTCGCCCAGGCCTATGGCAAGACCGCGACCTTCATGCCCAAGCCGATCGCGCAGGACAATGGTTCGGGCATGCACACCCACATGTCGATCTGGGAAGGCGGCAAGCCGCTGTTCGCGGGCGAAGGTTATGCGGGTCTCAGCGAAACCTGCCTCTACTTCATCGGCGGCGTCATCAAGCACGCCAAGGCCCTCAACGCCTTCACCAACCCGACCACCAACAGCTACAAGCGCCTGGTGCCGGGCTTCGAAGCCCCGGTCCTGCTGGCCTATTCGGCCCGCAACCGCTCGGCCTCCTGCCGCATTCCCTATGGCGCGGGCGCCAAGGCGAAGCGCGTGGAATTCCGCTTCCCCGACGCGATGGCCAACCCCTATCTGTGCTATTCGGCGCTGCTGATGGCCGGCCTCGACGGCATCGAGAACAAGATCCATCCGGGCGCCGCGATGGACAAGAACCTCTATGACCTGCCGCCGGAGGAACTGAGCCAGGTGCCGACCGTCTGCGGTTCGCTGCGTGAAGCGCTGAACTCGCTGGCCGCCGACCACGACTTCCTGCTGAAGGGCGACGTGTTCACGAAGGACCAGATCGAGGCCTATCTCGAACTCAAGTGGCCCGAAGTGTACCGCTGGGAAATGGCTCCCTCCCCGGTCGAATTCGACATGTACTACAGCGCCTGA